In Sebastes fasciatus isolate fSebFas1 chromosome 24, fSebFas1.pri, whole genome shotgun sequence, the following are encoded in one genomic region:
- the LOC141763093 gene encoding insulin receptor substrate 2-like isoform X1, whose amino-acid sequence MASPPASGGHLLSSCVKKCGYLRKQKHGHRRFFVLREPTESCPGARLEYYESEKKWRNKSAAKRVITLDSCLCVNMRADAKHKHLIALYTKDEYFAVAADNEQEQESWYTVLTDLIAEGKVYDSPASTSSLVGFEEANYGLITPATAVYKEVWQVNLKSKGLGQIKNLTGVYRLCLSSRTISFVKLNSETAAVCLQLMNIRRCGHSDSFFFIEVGRSAVTGPGEFWMQAEDLVVAQNIHETILEAMKAMKELSEFRPRSKSQSASTNPISVPTRRNLNNLPPSQTGLVRRSRTDSMAVMSPGRKFTSCRIRTASEGDGSVTRPVSMSISVNGSPTSPNSGNHLIRSHTLSSGRTCRMLESNSNSISNLHHSRSMPVSNSPPGTSSPISMSPRGGHVGVSTPDKTRRPFSCSASISGSLSDTGFMLCDEYSSSPGDLRFIPLTRSDTPDSLSSTPPSRDISDPCGYMIMEGGGRSGAGGDSLAYEKAYRKRTHSLTTPRQQRVVAPLSSASLDEYTLMRMAHGQNSHSASPKVCYPEDYGDIEIGSSRSSSSNLADEGYMPMTPGVAAQSGKVDNYVPMSPMCVSAPKQIVNPRVHPQAAKTNSPCSSSLEDTGYMRMWCSSKSSTESPDRNGEYMNMSPGNPPPLQTPPDYYLGMLAGEPVRLAYQAGSLTLPAKLQASKIEENSQYVLMSPQSLKQRAVESDYYSVMQPSGAQTSPLSPSVPSPVRHGRAETLPYRGRLGRPNRLSLDTLRTLPSMNEHPLPGEPRSPGEYINIDFSSVRFSPPSMVSTESSSLGSSRSSPGRSSLTDYMNLELGSHSHKEAHTPAERLDTLPELSMCSEEDGGYHLDGEKGSQGLGDEVKNDYTEMTFGMTSSPPQLVPQNTGSSQMRLSLEDQGVPEGIGVFLLGATSSPTVDPDCSAKVIRANPQGRRRHSSETFSSTATVTPVFPSFARGDAVKRHSSVENISSRSSEGSDDEYGSPVTRQGSAGYPNGLNYIALNLLDNRDVEKCEDLAGFKPTSSCKGGINGLHSSPYVCLGFKEAATTAKD is encoded by the exons ATGGCAAGTCCTCCAGCATCGGGAGGACACCTGTTATCCAGCTGCGTAAAGAAGTGTGGATACCTGCGGAAGCAGAAACATGGACACAGGCGCTTCTTCGTGCTCCGAGAGCCGACAGAGAGCTGTCCCGGAGCACGCCTGGAGTACTACGAGAGCGAGAAGAAATGGAGGAACAAGTCTGCTGCGAAACGGGTGATAACTTTGGACTCGTGTCTGTGCGTAAACATGCGCGCAGACGCCAAACACAAGCACCTCATCGCCCTCTACACCAAGGACGAGTACTTCGCAGTGGCTGCAGATAACgagcaggagcaggagagcTGGTACACGGTTCTGACTGATCTCATAGCTGAGGGGAAAGTGTACGACAGCCCTGCATCTACATCCTCTCTAGTGGGCTTTGAGGAAGCCAACTATGGACTCATTACTCCTGCAACAGCTGTATACAAGGAGGTGTGGCAGGTCAACTTGAAATCCAAAGGCTTGGGTCAGATCAAGAACCTCACTGGAGTGTACCGGCTGTGTTTGTCCAGCCGCACCATCAGCTTCGTCAAACTGAACTCAGAaacagctgctgtttgtttgcaGCTCATGAACATCAGGAGATGTGGACACTCGGATAGCTTCTTCTTCATAGAGGTGGGCAGATCAGCGGTTACTGGGCCTGGGGAGTTCTGGATGCAGGCGGAGGACTTGGTGGTGGCGCAGAACATCCACGAGACCATTCTGGAGGCAATGAAGGCGATGAAGGAGCTGTCTGAGTTCAGGCCGCGGAGCAAGAGCCAGTCTGCCAGCACTAACCCCATCTCTGTGCCCACAAGACGCAACCTCAACAACCTCCCTCCAAGTCAGACGGGTTTGGTGAGGAGATCCAGGACGGATAGCATGGCGGTGATGTCCCCGGGGAGGAAGTTCACATCCTGTCGGATAAGAACGGCCAGCGAGGGAGACGGAAGCGTGACCCGGCCTGTGTCCATGTCCATATCTGTGAATGGGAGTCCCACCAGCCCGAACTCTGGGAATCACCTCATCAGGTCTCACACCCTCAGCAGTGGGCGCACCTGCAGGATGCTGGAGTCCAACTCCAACTCCATCTCCAACCTGCATCACAGCCGGTCCATGCCGGTGTCCAACTCCCCGCCAGGCACCTCCAGCCCCATCAGCATGTCTCCCAGAGGGGGACATGTCGGCGTCTCCACTCCTGACAAAACCAGGCGGCCTTTCAGCTGCAGCGCCTCCATCTCCGGCTCCCTCAGTGACACCGGCTTCATGCTGTGTGACGAGTACAGCTCCAGCCCAGGTGACCTTCGATTCATCCCCCTGACCCGCAGCGACACCCCTGACTCTCTGTCCAGCACGCCTCCATCCCGTGACATCAGCGACCCTTGTGGCTACATGATAATGGAGGGGGGAGGCCGGTCCGGAGCTGGTGGCGACAGCCTGGCGTATGAAAAGGCCTACAGGAAGAGGACGCACTCCCTCACCACGCCGCGCCAACAGAGGGTGGTGGCGCCGCTGTCCTCGGCCTCCCTGGACGAGTACACGCTCATGAGGATGGCCCACGGGCAGAACTCTCACTCCGCCTCGCCCAAAGTGTGTTACCCCGAGGATTACGGGGACATTGAAATCGGCTCATCCAGGAGCTCCAGTAGTAACCTCGCCGATGAGGGTTACATGCCAATGACGCCAGGTGTCGCAGCCCAGTCTGGCAAGGTAGACAACTACGTGCCAATGAGCCCAATGTGTGTCTCGGCGCCGAAGCAGATTGTGAACCCCAGGGTGCATCCTCAGGCGGCCAAGACCAACTCCCCCTGCAGCAGCTCTCTGGAGGACACCGGCTACATGAGAATGTGGTGCAGCTCCAAATCCTCCACGGAGAGCCCGGATAGGAACGGCGAATACATGAACATGTCGCCTGGAAACCCACCTCCACTCCAGACCCCTCCTGACTACTACTTGGGCATGCTTGCTGGTGAACCAGTGAGGTTGGCTTACCAGGCCGGCTCCCTCACGCTCCCTGCTAAACTCCAGGCCTCCAAGATTGAGGAAAACAGCCAGTATGTGTTGATGAGCCCTCAGAGTTTGAAGCAGAGAGCAGTGGAGTCTGACTATTATTCAGTGATGCAGCCCAGTGGAGCTCAGACCTCACCACTGAGCCCCTCGGTACCATCCCCAGTCAGACACGGTCGGGCGGAGACCCTACCCTACAGGGGGAGGCTCGGCAGGCCTAACAGGCTCTCCCTGGACACCCTGAGGACCCTGCCCAGCATGAACGAACACCCCCTCCCCGGAGAACCCCGGAGCCCTGGAGAATACATCAACATTGACTTCAGCAGCGTCAGATTCTCCCCTCCCTCCATGGTATCCACAGAGTCTTCATCACTGGGCTCCAGCAGAAGCAGCCCAGGGAGGTCCTCTCTGACAGACTACATGAACCTGGAGCTGGGCTCGCACTCGCACAAGGAGGCTCACACTCCCGCCGAGCGCTTGGACACACTCCCAGAGTTATCCATGTGCtcagaggaggatggagggtaCCATCTGGATGGTGAGAAAGGGTCCCAGGGCCTCGGTGATGAGGTGAAAAACGACTACACTGAGATGACGTTTGGGATGACCAGCTCGCCTCCGCAGCTTGTTCCTCAGAACACCGGAAG CAGCCAGATGAGGCTCTCTCTGGAGGACCAGGGAGTCCCAGAAGGCATTGGGGTCTTCCTGCTTGGCGCCACCTCCTCCCCCACAGTGGACCCCGACTGCTCCGCCAAGGTGATCCGGGCCAACCCGCAGGGACGCCGGCGCCACAGCTCCGAGACCTTCTCCTCCACCGCCACCGTGACGCCGGTCTTCCCCTCCTTCGCCCGCGGCGACGCGGTGAAGAGGCACAGCTCGGTGGAGAACATCTCGTCCCGGAGCAGCGAGGGCTCCGACGACGAGTACGGCAGCCCCGTGACCCGGCAGGGCTCGGCCGGCTACCCCAACGGGCTGAACTACATCGCCTTGAACCTGCTGGACAACAGGGACGTGGAGAAATGCGAGGACCTGGCTGGCTTCAAACCCACCAGCAGCTGCAAAGGGGGTATCAATGGATTACACAGCTCACCATATGTCTGTTTGGGATTCAAAGAGGCTGCAACCACTGCCAA
- the LOC141763093 gene encoding insulin receptor substrate 2-like isoform X2 — MASPPASGGHLLSSCVKKCGYLRKQKHGHRRFFVLREPTESCPGARLEYYESEKKWRNKSAAKRVITLDSCLCVNMRADAKHKHLIALYTKDEYFAVAADNEQEQESWYTVLTDLIAEGKVYDSPASTSSLVGFEEANYGLITPATAVYKEVWQVNLKSKGLGQIKNLTGVYRLCLSSRTISFVKLNSETAAVCLQLMNIRRCGHSDSFFFIEVGRSAVTGPGEFWMQAEDLVVAQNIHETILEAMKAMKELSEFRPRSKSQSASTNPISVPTRRNLNNLPPSQTGLVRRSRTDSMAVMSPGRKFTSCRIRTASEGDGSVTRPVSMSISVNGSPTSPNSGNHLIRSHTLSSGRTCRMLESNSNSISNLHHSRSMPVSNSPPGTSSPISMSPRGGHVGVSTPDKTRRPFSCSASISGSLSDTGFMLCDEYSSSPGDLRFIPLTRSDTPDSLSSTPPSRDISDPCGYMIMEGGGRSGAGGDSLAYEKAYRKRTHSLTTPRQQRVVAPLSSASLDEYTLMRMAHGQNSHSASPKVCYPEDYGDIEIGSSRSSSSNLADEGYMPMTPGVAAQSGKVDNYVPMSPMCVSAPKQIVNPRVHPQAAKTNSPCSSSLEDTGYMRMWCSSKSSTESPDRNGEYMNMSPGNPPPLQTPPDYYLGMLAGEPVRLAYQAGSLTLPAKLQASKIEENSQYVLMSPQSLKQRAVESDYYSVMQPSGAQTSPLSPSVPSPVRHGRAETLPYRGRLGRPNRLSLDTLRTLPSMNEHPLPGEPRSPGEYINIDFSSVRFSPPSMVSTESSSLGSSRSSPGRSSLTDYMNLELGSHSHKEAHTPAERLDTLPELSMCSEEDGGYHLDGEKGSQGLGDEVKNDYTEMTFGMTSSPPQLVPQNTGSQMRLSLEDQGVPEGIGVFLLGATSSPTVDPDCSAKVIRANPQGRRRHSSETFSSTATVTPVFPSFARGDAVKRHSSVENISSRSSEGSDDEYGSPVTRQGSAGYPNGLNYIALNLLDNRDVEKCEDLAGFKPTSSCKGGINGLHSSPYVCLGFKEAATTAKD; from the exons ATGGCAAGTCCTCCAGCATCGGGAGGACACCTGTTATCCAGCTGCGTAAAGAAGTGTGGATACCTGCGGAAGCAGAAACATGGACACAGGCGCTTCTTCGTGCTCCGAGAGCCGACAGAGAGCTGTCCCGGAGCACGCCTGGAGTACTACGAGAGCGAGAAGAAATGGAGGAACAAGTCTGCTGCGAAACGGGTGATAACTTTGGACTCGTGTCTGTGCGTAAACATGCGCGCAGACGCCAAACACAAGCACCTCATCGCCCTCTACACCAAGGACGAGTACTTCGCAGTGGCTGCAGATAACgagcaggagcaggagagcTGGTACACGGTTCTGACTGATCTCATAGCTGAGGGGAAAGTGTACGACAGCCCTGCATCTACATCCTCTCTAGTGGGCTTTGAGGAAGCCAACTATGGACTCATTACTCCTGCAACAGCTGTATACAAGGAGGTGTGGCAGGTCAACTTGAAATCCAAAGGCTTGGGTCAGATCAAGAACCTCACTGGAGTGTACCGGCTGTGTTTGTCCAGCCGCACCATCAGCTTCGTCAAACTGAACTCAGAaacagctgctgtttgtttgcaGCTCATGAACATCAGGAGATGTGGACACTCGGATAGCTTCTTCTTCATAGAGGTGGGCAGATCAGCGGTTACTGGGCCTGGGGAGTTCTGGATGCAGGCGGAGGACTTGGTGGTGGCGCAGAACATCCACGAGACCATTCTGGAGGCAATGAAGGCGATGAAGGAGCTGTCTGAGTTCAGGCCGCGGAGCAAGAGCCAGTCTGCCAGCACTAACCCCATCTCTGTGCCCACAAGACGCAACCTCAACAACCTCCCTCCAAGTCAGACGGGTTTGGTGAGGAGATCCAGGACGGATAGCATGGCGGTGATGTCCCCGGGGAGGAAGTTCACATCCTGTCGGATAAGAACGGCCAGCGAGGGAGACGGAAGCGTGACCCGGCCTGTGTCCATGTCCATATCTGTGAATGGGAGTCCCACCAGCCCGAACTCTGGGAATCACCTCATCAGGTCTCACACCCTCAGCAGTGGGCGCACCTGCAGGATGCTGGAGTCCAACTCCAACTCCATCTCCAACCTGCATCACAGCCGGTCCATGCCGGTGTCCAACTCCCCGCCAGGCACCTCCAGCCCCATCAGCATGTCTCCCAGAGGGGGACATGTCGGCGTCTCCACTCCTGACAAAACCAGGCGGCCTTTCAGCTGCAGCGCCTCCATCTCCGGCTCCCTCAGTGACACCGGCTTCATGCTGTGTGACGAGTACAGCTCCAGCCCAGGTGACCTTCGATTCATCCCCCTGACCCGCAGCGACACCCCTGACTCTCTGTCCAGCACGCCTCCATCCCGTGACATCAGCGACCCTTGTGGCTACATGATAATGGAGGGGGGAGGCCGGTCCGGAGCTGGTGGCGACAGCCTGGCGTATGAAAAGGCCTACAGGAAGAGGACGCACTCCCTCACCACGCCGCGCCAACAGAGGGTGGTGGCGCCGCTGTCCTCGGCCTCCCTGGACGAGTACACGCTCATGAGGATGGCCCACGGGCAGAACTCTCACTCCGCCTCGCCCAAAGTGTGTTACCCCGAGGATTACGGGGACATTGAAATCGGCTCATCCAGGAGCTCCAGTAGTAACCTCGCCGATGAGGGTTACATGCCAATGACGCCAGGTGTCGCAGCCCAGTCTGGCAAGGTAGACAACTACGTGCCAATGAGCCCAATGTGTGTCTCGGCGCCGAAGCAGATTGTGAACCCCAGGGTGCATCCTCAGGCGGCCAAGACCAACTCCCCCTGCAGCAGCTCTCTGGAGGACACCGGCTACATGAGAATGTGGTGCAGCTCCAAATCCTCCACGGAGAGCCCGGATAGGAACGGCGAATACATGAACATGTCGCCTGGAAACCCACCTCCACTCCAGACCCCTCCTGACTACTACTTGGGCATGCTTGCTGGTGAACCAGTGAGGTTGGCTTACCAGGCCGGCTCCCTCACGCTCCCTGCTAAACTCCAGGCCTCCAAGATTGAGGAAAACAGCCAGTATGTGTTGATGAGCCCTCAGAGTTTGAAGCAGAGAGCAGTGGAGTCTGACTATTATTCAGTGATGCAGCCCAGTGGAGCTCAGACCTCACCACTGAGCCCCTCGGTACCATCCCCAGTCAGACACGGTCGGGCGGAGACCCTACCCTACAGGGGGAGGCTCGGCAGGCCTAACAGGCTCTCCCTGGACACCCTGAGGACCCTGCCCAGCATGAACGAACACCCCCTCCCCGGAGAACCCCGGAGCCCTGGAGAATACATCAACATTGACTTCAGCAGCGTCAGATTCTCCCCTCCCTCCATGGTATCCACAGAGTCTTCATCACTGGGCTCCAGCAGAAGCAGCCCAGGGAGGTCCTCTCTGACAGACTACATGAACCTGGAGCTGGGCTCGCACTCGCACAAGGAGGCTCACACTCCCGCCGAGCGCTTGGACACACTCCCAGAGTTATCCATGTGCtcagaggaggatggagggtaCCATCTGGATGGTGAGAAAGGGTCCCAGGGCCTCGGTGATGAGGTGAAAAACGACTACACTGAGATGACGTTTGGGATGACCAGCTCGCCTCCGCAGCTTGTTCCTCAGAACACCGGAAG CCAGATGAGGCTCTCTCTGGAGGACCAGGGAGTCCCAGAAGGCATTGGGGTCTTCCTGCTTGGCGCCACCTCCTCCCCCACAGTGGACCCCGACTGCTCCGCCAAGGTGATCCGGGCCAACCCGCAGGGACGCCGGCGCCACAGCTCCGAGACCTTCTCCTCCACCGCCACCGTGACGCCGGTCTTCCCCTCCTTCGCCCGCGGCGACGCGGTGAAGAGGCACAGCTCGGTGGAGAACATCTCGTCCCGGAGCAGCGAGGGCTCCGACGACGAGTACGGCAGCCCCGTGACCCGGCAGGGCTCGGCCGGCTACCCCAACGGGCTGAACTACATCGCCTTGAACCTGCTGGACAACAGGGACGTGGAGAAATGCGAGGACCTGGCTGGCTTCAAACCCACCAGCAGCTGCAAAGGGGGTATCAATGGATTACACAGCTCACCATATGTCTGTTTGGGATTCAAAGAGGCTGCAACCACTGCCAA